From Pleurocapsa sp. PCC 7319:
AGCAGGGAGTAACACTGGTGTCTTTATTGGCATGAGTAGTAGCGACTATTCCCAATTGAGATTTCACTATGGGGTAGATGTTGATGCTTATGCAGGAACGGGAAATGCCCATAGTATCGCTGCTAATCGCCTTTCCTATCTATTAGACCTTAAAGGACCTTCTCTGGCTGTAGATACCGCTTGTTCTTCCTCTCTGGTGGCAGTTCACCTAGCTAGTCAAAGTCTGAAAACAGGGGAATGTGACCAGGCGATCGCTGGTGGAGTTAATTTGATGTTATCACCCGAATTGACTCGAACTTTCTCCTTAGCAGGAATGATGGCGGAGGATGGACGCTGCAAAACTTTTGATGCTGCTGCCGATGGTTATGTAAGGGGAGAAGGTTGTGGGGTAGTGATTCTCAAACGATTGGAGGATGCTCAACAAGATGGCGATCGCATTTTAGCGGTAATTAAAGGCTCGGCTATCAATCAAGATGGGAAAAGTAATGGTTTAACTGCACCTAATGGACTGGCACAACAAGCCGTAATTCGTCAGGCACTAGCTAATGCTAATCTTACTGCCGCAGAGATTAGCTATATTGAATCTCATGGCACTGGGACATCTTTGGGCGACCCGATTGAAGTCAATTCCCTTAAGGCTATACTAGACCAAGAAAGCGATCAATCTCAATCTTGTTATTTAGGTTCCCTTAAAACCAATATTGGGCATTTAGAAGCAGCAGCAGGTATTGCTGGATTGATCAAAACTGTTCTCTGTCTTGAGCATCAAGCAATTCCCCCTAATTTGCACTTTAAGCAGCTCAATCCCCTCATAGATTTATCAGATTCAGGAATTTCTATACCCAATCAATTACAGCCCTGGCAAACCTTAGATAAAAATAAATATGCTGGAGTTAGCTCCTTTGGTTTTGGTGGCACTAATGCCCACTTAGTAGTAGGGGAAGCGACTGGTTTGCCTAAGAACAAGAGGGACTTAGGGGAATCGGGTAATGGGAAGAGAACAAAAATACCTGAACGCCCTTTACACCTGTTAACCTTGTCCGCAAAAAGCGAAGCTGCATTAGCGGATTTAGTTTTGAGATATAAAAACTATTTGCAAGATAACTCAGCAGTAAACTTAGCCGATATTTGCCATACCGCTAACACTGGACGTATTCATTTTAATCATCGTCTGGCGATCGCAGTTGATTCCCCTGCCCAACTTCAGTCACACCTAGCTGACTTGACCACGGGAAAACTAAACGCAAGTATTGTTAATGGAGAAACTATCCAAGATAGCAATAATCAAATAGCCTTTTTGTTTACAGGGCAAGGCTCACAATATGTGAACATGGGTTATCAACTGTATCAAACCCAACCTGTCTTTAAAAAGGCAATTGACCAGTGTGCAGAGATCCTAGAATCATATCTAGATGAACCTCTCCTCCACGTCCTTTATCCTGATTCCTCATCCCTTATCCCTCATCCCTCATCTCTTCTCAATAAGACTGTTTATACCCAGCCAGCAATCTTCGCTTTGGAATATGCCCTAGCCCAAATGTGGCTCGATTGGGGTGTCAAACCAGCAGCCTTAATTGGTCATAGTGTAGGAGAGTATGTGGCTGCTACCGTTGCAGGAGTATTTAGTTTAGCTGATGGCCTAAAACTAGTGGCGACAAGAGGTAAATTGATGCAGAATTTATCCCATGAAGGGGAAATGTATGCGGTATTTGCTAATGAAGCTACTATTACATCTGTAATTGAACCGTTTGGCGAGCAATTAGCGATCGCAGCCATAAACAGCCCGCAAAGTATTGTGATTTCGGGAGCCAAAATCGCGGTAGAAGAAGTAATTAGTAAGTTTGATCTTCAGGGGATTAAGAGCAAACAATTAACGGTTTCTCATGCTTTTCATTCGCCGTTAATGAATCCTATTTTGGCAGAATTTAGTCAGGTTGCAGAGTCAGTTAGTTATAACCTGCCCCAAATTAAAGTCATTTCCAATGTTACCGGTCATATAGCAACAACAGAAATTTCTAACCCTACCTATTGGGTAAATCATGTAGTTGCCCCCGTACGCTTTGCTGACGGCATACAAACTTTACAGCGAGAAAACTGTCAAATCTTTTTAGAAATTGGCTCTAAACCTATTCTATTAGGCATGGGACGTTCGGCATTAGCAACTGATAACAAGCAACCGAATCAAACCAAGATTGAATGGTTGCCCAGCTTACGTCCTAGAAAAAAAGATTGGCAGCAAGTTTTACAAAGTTTGGGCTGTTTATATACACGAGGGGTAGCGATTGATTGGCATGGTTTTGACCAAGGTTACAACAGACAGAAGCTAGCTTTACCCACTTATCCTTTTCAAAGACAAAGCTACTGGTTAACTAGAAACACTAAGTCTATTAACAGTAAAGTTGAAGTGTTTTTACCATCTGCCAACAAATCAGAGTCTAAACAACCTGATTTTTATCAAATAGAGTGGCAAGTTGAGCAAGAGAAATTAAATACTAAATCTGTAAAGTACAAAAATAGTAAACCTTGGCTCATTTTTGCTGATGCTAATGGATTGGGAGCGCAAATAGCATCTACCTTAGAGCAACACCAACAAAATGTCATTTTATATGGCGATTTATATAGCAATCCCAAGGCTAGCAAAGCTAATCGCCATGTAAATCTTGACCAACTTACTCAGTTATTTAAACAACACCCAGAACTAGCAGGAATTATTTATTTAACAGGTTTAGATAATACTCCTGAGCCAACTATTACAGAAATCAACAACTATCAACAACAACACTGTACTAACGTCTTAAATATAGTTCAAGCTTTATATCAAAACTCTGTAAATACGCCAATCTGGTTTGCCACCAGAGGATACCAAGAGATTGATAATAGTTTGGATAGTAGTGCAGTTGCTTCAAGCTGTATCTGGGGATTGGCTAATGCGATCGCCATCGAACATCCTGAATATTGGGGCGGAATTGTTGATTTGGCTAAGGAACCTGATGCCAAGGAAGCGGAACGTTTGCTGGGGATAATTGCCGCTCAGAATCAAGAAGATCGTGTCGCCATTCGCCAGGATGAAGTTTACGTTCCTCGTCTTCAAAAAACTGCACCTTTAAATCCAGTTGAGACTTTAGAATTGGCAGCAGAAAATTCTTATTTAATTACAGGTGGATTAGGTTCATTGGGCTTGAAAATCGCTCAATGGCTCGCCAATAAGGGAGCAAAAAATCTCTTACTTTTAGGTAGAAGTAAACCTTCAGAATATGCTCAACAAGAAATAAACAAGCTAGAACAACAAGGCGTTAACGTCAATGTCATTCAGGTTGATATCACCGATTATGACGTATTAAAAAATATTGTCAGAAGTCAGGAGTCAGGAGTCCTAAAGGATACCGCTTCGCATATCAGAAGTCAGGAGTCACAAAGGCGATTCGGTTTGCCCCATGTAGTCAGAAGTCAGAATCTAAAAGTTCAGCTCAATTCTTCTTCAGTCTCCCCATCTCCTCATCTCCCCATCTCCCCATCTCCTATCAAGGGGATAATTCATGCCGCAGGGGTCTTAGATGACGGTTTATTACAGAGACAAACTTGGAGCAAATTTGAGAGAGCGATCGCACCTAAAGTTGCTGGAGCTTGGAATTTGCATCGGGCAACTAAAGATATCTCTTTAGACTTTTTTGTCTTGTTTTCTTCCGTCGCTTCTCTGATCGGTTCCCCAGGACAAAGTAATTATGGTGTGGCTAATACGGGATTAGATGCGATCGCTCGTTATCGTCGTAGTCTTAATTTACCGGCATTAAGTATCAATTGGGGTGCTTGGGGAGAAAGTGGCATGGCGGTAAAACAGGGATTTAAGCTCCAAGGATTAGATTTAATTAAACCTGAGACGGGATTAAGCGCTTTTGAACAGTTAATCACTAGTGAATTAACTCAAGTAGGTGTCATGAGTGCCGATTGGCAACAGTTAAGTCAGAAGTTCCCTTTTCTGCGTCAATCCAATTATTTTGCGCAATTAATTGACGAACCAGGGATGAGTAAGGAGTCCGAGGCTCAAGCTGAAAATCAGATTTTGACTGAATTACTCGCTACAAAGCCAGAAAAACGACCCGCTTATTTAACTCGCTATTTACAAGAGGCGATCGCTAAAATTCTACAGATATCTCCGGAAAAACTCTCCATTAATGACAGTCTTTTGGATATTGGCATGGATTCCTTGATGGTAATGGAAGCCATTAACCAGTTAAAAACTGATTTGCAGTTGATTCTCTATCCTAGAGAATTTTATGAACATCCTCAAATTAGTGGTTTAGCAGAATATTTGGCAGTGGAATTTGCTAAAACTCACCAAAAAACAGTCAAAAAACATTCTGGAGCTAATCCTAAACCAAAGCTTGAGGTCTTAAGAGACAAATTGCCTCCCGCTGCTTTCATTCTCTCTAGTCCTCGTTCAGGCTCTACCTTATTACGAGTCATGCTAGCAGGACATCCTCAATTATCTTCTCCCCCAGAATTACACTTGTTGCCATTTACAACGATGTCTGAGCGGGAACAAGAATTAGGGATCTCTCAACTAGGAGAAGGTCTCAAAAGAGCATTGATGACACTCAAAGGTATTGATGCTGAAGCAAGTCAACAACTAGTTGCCAGTTTGATTGAAGAAGACCTTTCCATTGCTGAAGTTTATCAAATGCTGCAACAGCTAGCAGGCGATCGCCTATTAGTCGATAAGTCTCCTACTTATGCCAGCAAGCGCCAAACTCTCGAAAGAGCTGAGGTTATGTTTAATAATGCCAAATATATCCATTTGGTACGCCATCCCTATGCCGTAATTGAATCTTTTGCCCGGATGCGAATGGATAAGCTCATCAGCTCTGGTAATTCCGATCCCTATCAGCTAGCAGAATTAATTTGGAAGGACAGCAACCAAAACATACTCGATTTTGCGCAGCAAGTTTCTCCTGAGCGATATCATTTGGTTTATTACGAAGACCTGGTAAGCAAACCCCAAGAGATAATGACCAGTATTTGTGACTTTTTAGAAATTCCCTTTGACCAGGCAATGTTGACTCCCTATCAGGGCGATCGCATGACCGATGGTGTGAATAATAAGGCGATGTCTTTGGGCGATCCGAACTTCCGTAATCATCAGCAAATTAATGCCCAGCTCGGAGAAGCTTGGCGAGAAATTGAACTTCCTTCCACATTGAATAGCTATACACAACAAATTGCTCGTAATTTGCAATATGAACTACCCCAAGAAGCTACTGCGGAGGTGGCAGAGTTACCGATGCAGGAAACTTTGCTCAATATCAGAGGTTTAAGAATTTGTCTCTGTACCTGGGGTCCAGAAGAAGGACCGATTGTGCTCTGTTTACATGGCATTCTAGAGCAGGGAGCAGCCTGGTCAGAAGTGGCTATCCGCTTGGCACAGAAAGGTTATCGAGTAATTGCACCCGATTTGCGAGGACACGGTAGAAGCGATCGCGTCGATAAAAGTAGTTCTTATAATCTAATCGATTTCTTAGGAGATATTGATGCTATTGTCGAGAACTTAGCAGGTAAAGCTTTTATCTTGGTAGGGCATTCCTTAGGGTCAGTATTAGGGGCTATTTTTGCTACCATTAGACCTCAGAGAATCAAAAATATCGTCTTAGTTGAAACTATTCTGCCGACTGCTAGCGAAGAGGAAGATCCTACTACCACCTTAACTAACCAGTTGAATTATATCGCTGCTCCTCCTGAACATCCCGTATTTCCTGATGTGGAAGCAGCAGCCGAACGTTTACGCCAAGCGACTCCAGCAATTTCTAAATCCTTAGCGATGTTACTTGCAGAAAGAATCACTGAACCTTGTCAGGGTGGGGTGAGATGGCGTTGGGAGCCTCTGTTGCGTACTAGGGCGGGTATTAGCTTAAATGGAATCGGGCGATCTCGTTATTTAAATCTGTTGAAAAAAATCACAGTACCAATCACTCTTGTTTATGGTGACAAGAGTAACTTTAACCGTGCCGAAGACTTAAACAAACAGCAGGAAGCCATGCCTAATGCTACTAAAGTAGTGGTTTCTGGTGGACATAATTTACCCTTAGAGGCCCCCTCCGCATTAGCCAAAATTATTAGTGGTGCAGTAGCTCTTACTAACAAACTAATTCCTTAAGACAATACTTGACTTTAGCTGCCTTCGGAGCTGGTAACTACATTACCAATTTGATAGCTAGCAATATTTTTATCTTGAAACCATTTGAGAGCTAACTCTGCTTGAGTAGCAGGTACGATTACGACAAAGCCGATACCCATATTGAAAGTATTAAACATTGCTTCCTGTTGCACTTTTCCTGCTTCAGCTAACCAACGAAAAATTGGTGGAATAGTCCAACTATCTAGATCAATTTCTATTGATTGACCTTGATTTAAACAACGGGGGAGGTTTTCTGGTAAACCCCCTCCAGTAATATGAGCCATACTGTGAACTTCTATTTCCGTTGCCAGAAACTCTAAAATTGGTTTGACGTAAATTTGAGTTGGCGTAATCAATTCTGCACCCAAACTCTTCCCATTCAAAATATCGGGAGTGTCTGACCAGGAAAAATCTCCTTGCTCAATAATCTTCCTTACTAAACTAAAGCCATTGCTGTGAATCCCTGAGCTAGCAAGACCAATTGCCACGTCTCCTACCTGCACTCTTGAACCATCCAGAAGTTTAGTCTTTTCGACTACTCCCACACAAAATCCCGCCAAATCGTATTCCCCTAGTTGATAAAAACCAGGCATCTCTGCGGTTTCTCCTCCTAGAAGAGCGCAGCCGCTTAAACGGCAGCCTTGAGCAATACCTTTAACGACCTTACTCAGTTGTTCTGAATTAAGTTTTCCTGTTGCTAAATAATCTAGAAAAAATAGAGGTTCAGCCCCAGAAGTCAAAATATCGTTAACACACATTGCTACTAGATCGATGCCTACTGTATCGTGGCAATCTAATTCCTGAGCAATTTTTAGTTTGGTGCCAACTCCATCCGTACCAGAGACTAAAACTGGTTCTTGATAACCTGATGGCATCTGAAAAAAGCCACCAAATCCTCCTAATCCTCCCAAAACTTCTGGTCTGTTAGTACTTTCAACTTCTTGACGAATTTGAGTGACAAAGGAGCGCCCCGCTTCGACATCAACACCAGCTTCTTTATAGTCCATGAGTATTTTTGCTTAAGTCAAAATAACTACTAAATATAGTGTGAGTGATGTTGTTTAAGAAATTG
This genomic window contains:
- a CDS encoding type I polyketide synthase, which translates into the protein MSKQTTLIERLQEQASKQPHKRAFTFLADGETEIDSLTYHQLDEKAKAIASVLQEDNAQGQRALLLYQPGLEFITAFLGCLYAGVVAVPVYPPRANRSLDRLLAIIADAEASLALTTNLIQEQITSKLPSNHGTEKIKFIATDTFELNIASGWQHPGITKDHLAFLQYTSGSTGTPKGVMVNHGNLLANSDTINYCFQNSREHTAVSWLPPYHDMGLIGCIIQPMYIGLSMYLMAPVTFLQRPYHWLKAISRYQGVTNGGPNFAYDLCVERITPEQKATLDLSCWELAFSGAEPVRAETIERFSQYFRSCGFRRQAFYPCYGMAESTLMITGGDKHKEPITATFDSKELEQNRAVAPGNEDSKVTLVSSGSNIPGQSIVIANPETQTQCSEGEVGEIWAKSDSVAQGYWNRPELTSSCFNAVLADTKEAGWLRTGDLGFLQSGELFVTGRLKDLIIIRGRNYYPQDIELTVDNAHEAIRAGNLAAFALEVAGKEELVITSEIKRTHLRKLNVEEVTKAVRKAISQNHELQTHAIVLLKTGSIPKTSSGKIQRHACKAGYLNGSLNTVGEYKAEVRNQKSEVIAQDKAVFSHPQLNEKQHLIQSWLVENLARRLGISTSEIEINEPFASSGLNSVDAISLSADLEDWLDIKLSPTIVYDYPNIAELAAYLADSQSHTSTPKTQKLKPNAQSDIAIIGIGCRFPGGNNPEQFWQLLRDGKDAITKSDRWQEESWGGFIENVDQFDPQFFGITPREAQSIDPQQRLLLEVSWSALENAAIANDNLAGSNTGVFIGMSSSDYSQLRFHYGVDVDAYAGTGNAHSIAANRLSYLLDLKGPSLAVDTACSSSLVAVHLASQSLKTGECDQAIAGGVNLMLSPELTRTFSLAGMMAEDGRCKTFDAAADGYVRGEGCGVVILKRLEDAQQDGDRILAVIKGSAINQDGKSNGLTAPNGLAQQAVIRQALANANLTAAEISYIESHGTGTSLGDPIEVNSLKAILDQESDQSQSCYLGSLKTNIGHLEAAAGIAGLIKTVLCLEHQAIPPNLHFKQLNPLIDLSDSGISIPNQLQPWQTLDKNKYAGVSSFGFGGTNAHLVVGEATGLPKNKRDLGESGNGKRTKIPERPLHLLTLSAKSEAALADLVLRYKNYLQDNSAVNLADICHTANTGRIHFNHRLAIAVDSPAQLQSHLADLTTGKLNASIVNGETIQDSNNQIAFLFTGQGSQYVNMGYQLYQTQPVFKKAIDQCAEILESYLDEPLLHVLYPDSSSLIPHPSSLLNKTVYTQPAIFALEYALAQMWLDWGVKPAALIGHSVGEYVAATVAGVFSLADGLKLVATRGKLMQNLSHEGEMYAVFANEATITSVIEPFGEQLAIAAINSPQSIVISGAKIAVEEVISKFDLQGIKSKQLTVSHAFHSPLMNPILAEFSQVAESVSYNLPQIKVISNVTGHIATTEISNPTYWVNHVVAPVRFADGIQTLQRENCQIFLEIGSKPILLGMGRSALATDNKQPNQTKIEWLPSLRPRKKDWQQVLQSLGCLYTRGVAIDWHGFDQGYNRQKLALPTYPFQRQSYWLTRNTKSINSKVEVFLPSANKSESKQPDFYQIEWQVEQEKLNTKSVKYKNSKPWLIFADANGLGAQIASTLEQHQQNVILYGDLYSNPKASKANRHVNLDQLTQLFKQHPELAGIIYLTGLDNTPEPTITEINNYQQQHCTNVLNIVQALYQNSVNTPIWFATRGYQEIDNSLDSSAVASSCIWGLANAIAIEHPEYWGGIVDLAKEPDAKEAERLLGIIAAQNQEDRVAIRQDEVYVPRLQKTAPLNPVETLELAAENSYLITGGLGSLGLKIAQWLANKGAKNLLLLGRSKPSEYAQQEINKLEQQGVNVNVIQVDITDYDVLKNIVRSQESGVLKDTASHIRSQESQRRFGLPHVVRSQNLKVQLNSSSVSPSPHLPISPSPIKGIIHAAGVLDDGLLQRQTWSKFERAIAPKVAGAWNLHRATKDISLDFFVLFSSVASLIGSPGQSNYGVANTGLDAIARYRRSLNLPALSINWGAWGESGMAVKQGFKLQGLDLIKPETGLSAFEQLITSELTQVGVMSADWQQLSQKFPFLRQSNYFAQLIDEPGMSKESEAQAENQILTELLATKPEKRPAYLTRYLQEAIAKILQISPEKLSINDSLLDIGMDSLMVMEAINQLKTDLQLILYPREFYEHPQISGLAEYLAVEFAKTHQKTVKKHSGANPKPKLEVLRDKLPPAAFILSSPRSGSTLLRVMLAGHPQLSSPPELHLLPFTTMSEREQELGISQLGEGLKRALMTLKGIDAEASQQLVASLIEEDLSIAEVYQMLQQLAGDRLLVDKSPTYASKRQTLERAEVMFNNAKYIHLVRHPYAVIESFARMRMDKLISSGNSDPYQLAELIWKDSNQNILDFAQQVSPERYHLVYYEDLVSKPQEIMTSICDFLEIPFDQAMLTPYQGDRMTDGVNNKAMSLGDPNFRNHQQINAQLGEAWREIELPSTLNSYTQQIARNLQYELPQEATAEVAELPMQETLLNIRGLRICLCTWGPEEGPIVLCLHGILEQGAAWSEVAIRLAQKGYRVIAPDLRGHGRSDRVDKSSSYNLIDFLGDIDAIVENLAGKAFILVGHSLGSVLGAIFATIRPQRIKNIVLVETILPTASEEEDPTTTLTNQLNYIAAPPEHPVFPDVEAAAERLRQATPAISKSLAMLLAERITEPCQGGVRWRWEPLLRTRAGISLNGIGRSRYLNLLKKITVPITLVYGDKSNFNRAEDLNKQQEAMPNATKVVVSGGHNLPLEAPSALAKIISGAVALTNKLIP
- the purM gene encoding phosphoribosylformylglycinamidine cyclo-ligase, encoding MDYKEAGVDVEAGRSFVTQIRQEVESTNRPEVLGGLGGFGGFFQMPSGYQEPVLVSGTDGVGTKLKIAQELDCHDTVGIDLVAMCVNDILTSGAEPLFFLDYLATGKLNSEQLSKVVKGIAQGCRLSGCALLGGETAEMPGFYQLGEYDLAGFCVGVVEKTKLLDGSRVQVGDVAIGLASSGIHSNGFSLVRKIIEQGDFSWSDTPDILNGKSLGAELITPTQIYVKPILEFLATEIEVHSMAHITGGGLPENLPRCLNQGQSIEIDLDSWTIPPIFRWLAEAGKVQQEAMFNTFNMGIGFVVIVPATQAELALKWFQDKNIASYQIGNVVTSSEGS